CCGCCGCTTTCTGTGTATTTCAGTGCATTAGATAAGATTTGGTCCAAAATAAAACCAAGCCATTTACTATCCGTTCGCACATCGATATCCACATTTTGCAAATCGAGCTTCATTTTTTTGCCAATGAAAAGTTTTGAATGACGTTTGACCGACTCGCGCACTACTGCTCCAAGATTTTGCTCCTGTATAAAGTAATCTTTCGAGAATGTATCCAGTCGTGAAAAATAAAGTGCCTGCATAACCAGTTTATCAATTGTCGTTAATTCTTCATCGATTTGTTTGAAAATCGTTTCGGTATCGTTTAAATCTGGATTATTAATCAACATTTTACTTGCAACGACCGGGGTTTTCACTTCATGCACCCAGTATAAAATAAAATCATGGTATTCTTGCTGTTTATCTTGTAACTTACTAATTGTGCGTAATTCTTCTTTATGCTTTTTCGCCATCAGCTGATTAAAAAATGCTTGTTCGCGAGTCCGCGGTTTTGGTAGTAATTCAATAATGTTTTCTTCAATCTCCCCGCTAACTAGCTCTTTCATTTCGCGCCAATAACTATATTTAAAGAAATAGCCGAGCACGAGGTATGAAAGTAAGAAGACTAACACAAAGACATATAAGTAAATGAAATTTCCAAGTGTTAATTTACTATTAGGATCGATTGAAATTAATACACCGACAAAAAACATAATACTGCAAAAAAACAATAAGAAAAATCGTTTATCTTTTATATAACTCCACCAGTTCATATCGTACCTCCTCGCTATAGTTAGTTTACTTCATTTGGAATAATTTGAAACGTAGCAAAATCAAACAAACCTTGGTCTGTTAGTTTTAACTCTGGAATAACTGGTAATGTTAAGAACGATAAAGTTAAAAATGGATCAAATCCTTTGGCATTACTAATTTGGTTAAAGGCTTTTAATAGCCCGGCTAGGTCCGTTTCTACTTCTTCGTACGGTTTATCGCTTAGAAGTCCTGCAATCGGAAGCGCCAAATCATGAAGTACGTTTCCAGCGCCATCAACGACCGCAATTCCACCGCCCGTTTGAGTAATATGATCAATTGCTGCTT
The sequence above is a segment of the Listeria cossartiae subsp. cossartiae genome. Coding sequences within it:
- a CDS encoding sensor histidine kinase; the encoded protein is MNWWSYIKDKRFFLLFFCSIMFFVGVLISIDPNSKLTLGNFIYLYVFVLVFLLSYLVLGYFFKYSYWREMKELVSGEIEENIIELLPKPRTREQAFFNQLMAKKHKEELRTISKLQDKQQEYHDFILYWVHEVKTPVVASKMLINNPDLNDTETIFKQIDEELTTIDKLVMQALYFSRLDTFSKDYFIQEQNLGAVVRESVKRHSKLFIGKKMKLDLQNVDIDVRTDSKWLGFILDQILSNALKYTESGGEVKIWCDTEESGKKVLHIKDNGRGIKEEDLPRVFEQGFTGNIGRQEKKATGMGLYLAKQMAKKLGHEICIQSQSGVGTEVNIYFEQKDDYLLIAKD